A stretch of DNA from Arctopsyche grandis isolate Sample6627 chromosome 6, ASM5162203v2, whole genome shotgun sequence:
TTTGTGTTTCAGATCCAAATGATTCAATCGAAAACTGTTCGCATGCGATGAACATCGCTCAGCGTGAATTCAACATTCCGCGTGTACTCGAGCCTGAATATTTGGCTTCTCCATGGCTAGACGAATTGTCTGGTATGACTTATTTGTCCTATTTCATGAAGCCTGACTCTCCTGGTTTTCACGCTACTCTTAGGTGGGTGAATTCTCGTTTGGAGAGGAACGTTAAGAATTTCACAGTAAGTCATTCACattccatatattttattttttgataactATTCATACTAAAAAGTTAACTTAAATAATTCAGACTGATTGGAATGATGGAAAAGCAGCTTGTGAGGTGATCAGAAGTCTTGGAGGCTCAGCTCCTGCGcctgaaaaattaaaatctgatccATCGTATTGGGAGAGTAATCTCCAACAAGCAATCGATGCTGGTAAAAAATTCGGTGtgtacaattattttattaatttattgttgcAATTCCAATGAAAGAACTGTGTATAATGTACTTTAATAAATAACAGGTGTACAGCCGGTGTTATCCGCCAAAGATATGTCACATCGTGAAGTCGAGCATTTGGGCGTGATGGCATATGCAGCTCATTTTCAATGGATTAAGCCTCGACCTCCTCTTAGTGACATGATACAAGTGCATTTAGAATCAACATCAGGAAGAGTAGACGAGCCGGTGATTTAATTTGCATGCTcattaaaaacacattgaaatcataaaaattactaaTTAATCGTAATATTTTGTATTGCAGATGAATTTCCGCGTGGAATTACTTTCCAAAGAATTAAATTACTCTCAAATAAAAGCATACGTAGTCACACCTGCAGAACAAATGCATCGCGTTAAATTGCAAAATCGTGGCGAAGGAGTTTTTGTGCCCGATAAAGTGGGAATGCACGAGATTGTGTTGGACGTTGATGATATTAGAGTTGAGAATAGATTCTTCTTTAGAGTGCTACCAAGATTTGTAACAGTTGCTCCACCTGGTATGGCACCTTGTGCCCTTGGAAGTCTTGTAGAAGTTCTTGTTAATGCTACTGGTATGACAAAATATCACATTATCAATAAACAAATAtagcaatataatttaatttatatatttattttaaaaaaataggtgCACCTAAGAGAGAAGACATCCTTGTTACTGCATACAGTCCATCGGGACGTCCATTACATTGTCCGCTCCAACATGTCGACGATACGAGCAGTGCCATATTTAAACCAGATGAACCAGGAACATGggaaattgctatcacttatcaaggaaaaaatattcaagtaaAATTATAAGAATTTTGCGTAATGACACAGTTTATTTATAGCCATGTCTAATTTATGGGTAAATTTTAGGGAGGACCGTTCACTTGTGATGTCTTTGATCCAGCTGGCATAACGGTGTCTGGTTTGGAGGGTGCAACTGCACACAAAGCGCATTATTTCAACGTTGATACAAGTGGATGCGGTATGGGAATAAAAGGAGAGTTAAATGTTGACATTGTGCATGACAAAAGAAGTGTCATGTGCGCCGTTGAGAAATTAGatcaacatacatacagagTATCTTTCATGCCGAAAGATAATGGAAAGCATAGAGTATGCATGTGCATATGTAAGCTTTTAAATTTCTTTACAAgtggattatattttatgtaaactaATTTGTCTTTTAGATATATGTTTACTTCAACGGCTATGATGTAAAAGGATCGCCATTTATGATGCGGGTTGGTTCACACAAAAGTaaattttcttcttcttctaaaaCGAGAGAAAGTCCGATAAGAATGAACAGTCCtggtaaatattgaaattaataaataaattaaatactaaaattatctttatttttaataaaatattgtttgtttttaGTTGGAAGATATAGAGAAAGTAGTCCTTTCGATACGTCAAATAATAACAACGattatttaaaatctaaaaCTTACGACAGCAAATACGAGGATTCGAATGCTTACAAATCGTCGTATAATGACGATTATAATGTACAAAAATCATCGAGCTTTGATATCACAGATTCCGGATATGTGTCATCTAGAATGACGAAAACCCAAGAAATAAATTCAACTAATAAATATAGATCGGAAAGTCCTCGAAATACAACTTCGAGTCCCATAACGAGTAAATATTTAGGAGATCATCGAACAGATTTGAATAGAACTAGCAGTCCTATTTACAGAACGGCGAGTCCAATCGGTAGGACCGCGAGTCCTGTTGGAAGAACTGCTAGTCCAATTAATAGGCAagtattaattatatgtatatttttcttagcaatataaattaatatgatgctaaaattttatttgtaaatttttagaaATGCAAGTCCTGTATATAATTCGAACAAATTTGGAAGAGATAGTCCATCAATGACCACAAGAGTTGTGGAGAAATCAAATTACAGAATGCATACTTCTTTCAATTCCAGTCAAGATGATGAGAGGAAAGCATCAATAGCAATTGATAGACCTTTCCGAAATGATAGTCCAAGTAAATTgaaaaatcgataattttcataaatagatttgtttcatttttatttaatttaaattatttataggtGACAATCAAGGAGGTGTTGATCACAGTTCAAATATTAGAGTATCTGCTGCAAAAGGATCAAGACGTGATTCTTGGGATGCCATAGCCAAAACAAGGCATTTAATGAGTGCAAATAGGTATGAAAGTTCGTTCATaatgctaaaaaaaaaattgttttgttaAGTTACAATCTTCCATTTCTTTTTAGTTTGGAATCTTTGGCAAATCTTGCTGATACACAACTCAATACAGACCTGTCATATGGTCGTAGTACAACTCAACAGGATTCAGAAACCAGACGAAATACACAGTTGAATAAATTTGCCGGTTTCACCGAGGACAGTTTCAATAGTCAATTGGATAACTTGGCCGGAGGGTATAAAGACTTGGATTTGAAACCAAAAATTATCTCAAAAGATGAAGCTGACACTGAAGGATactatgtacttattttttacCCATATTTGCTTATTCAAAAATACTTAATGGATAATAATATTGTTGTTATAATTTATAGGGCAAAGAATATCATTCGTCACAAAGCCAATTAATCAACTCCTCAACATCTTATACTAGAAGGGATGCAACTGAGGATGGTGCTTTTACCTATAATCAACATTCTTTTTTATCAAATAGGCCTCCTCGGGAAAGCGGGGGGGCGTTAAACAGTAATTACAATGAGACAGACGCAACTCATCATAGATTTaggtaaatattgaaaataaaattattttaaatcaagttTTGAACTACCTAATAAGATACCTATAATTTTCAGAACTTCACAAACAACTAATTTGCATGCAGAAAAAGGTGGAGCAAATTCTGTACATGTACAAAATATACCCAATGGTCTCGTCGGAAAACCAGTAGAATTTGAAAGTAGGTTGCTTTGCacgtgaaattatattatatttgaatatatttttgtttatgattaaaaattattaaatatttataaaacagtTGATGGCTCGCGCGCTGGATCTGGAAATTTAGAAATTCTGGTGAATGGTGGAAGAGTGACTTCGTCAGTACGAGCGCTCGGTGGACAAAGATTCCTCGCTGCTTTTACACCACACCAGCCAGCTGATCATACAGTACAAATAACGTTTAACGGTGACATAGTGCCTGGTGAGTTTGTTCAGTGAATAATCATACTAACAAAATTATGTCACgttctttaaaatttttatacaaactggtttgttgtacatatacatacatatctattcgTACATTGACTTGTCTCGTTTCTAATAACTATGTGTGTCTTGAATTCTTAAGAGAACATTGAGTGTGTTCTCATTTTATACTGGTTTTATTGTAATTGATTTGAAAAGACATTattgagtattttattattggaagttgtaatcaccgaggcAAATATTATAGAATTGAAATAAGTTTATTGTTCGTTTTATATGCGACTCATTTAGGTATTGGAGACtaactattaaattttaacatatcaatttattaattacactgaacaacaaaaaaatcacgttttttacttaccggagcgaaGATTTATCAATCTCttctaaatttgacccactgaattcgaatatgacaataatttttattggtttcttccattgatgtataatatactggatgggccctgacgtgtgattttggtcggagatcttgtcttaaGATCTTGtcttaactgaggggtgcggggggtttaactagcggggaagttgggaaaaaaaaaggttttttccctacgacgcagcggtacctacctacctactgagagaaactgtgcatgcgccaaaagggagaccagtataaagcgtgagggcggatctatgtgtattatatatctatggtttcttctcgtttatgagatatgtactatatgagcgcttaaaaaaatgcgcgatttttccagatttttggctttcacagtctttaactcaaaatctgtgtcaaaagtgagtatgttaatcaataatcagatgctttctctattgattgtgattttttttattggtttaaaatacgtataattaattttctagcgaatttttaaaACTCAAAACTATTTTTCCCCATAATATTATGAGCTTATTTCGTTAAATTTTCACTTAACTACGTTATTAATTGAATGAAGTAGTGAAATATTTTCTTGTACTTTACTATGATTTACATTATTTACTACTATGCAGTTGTTTTACCCGTCTTCGCTcagtatatgtagtataaacagcttaaacatggcgaatttaatagtaaatattaatttgtttttttattaaatttatttgaattgaaaaaaatatatatcgaatcgtcatataaactgttttgtttacgaagttctcgTCTGGCGaatgcccccggcgccccccgggccttcacccccgggccttcacccccgtcccccgtccccatgttgttcattgaaattttgacttgttttcgaagtacCCAACCAGAGCCGTAGCGAAGTTTTTTGCGCCattggcaaatatcaaatttgtcgcccttttaatattttttcattagatttaaagaatttttttatttaaaaatacatatttattgaaatatttaaattaaccaTTAAAAAAACAGGGTATTatttatggttcggtgattattgttggtcacaaagcgttcgcccaaaagtcactaaaatctctataacggaacatctggcagccgaaaagtccatcatactaacgagaactcgagtgctaaatattccatattcgcgattttcatggcaaaaattgtcttttgggcgatcgcaatatgATTAATAATCCGATTaccattatttatattataaatgtcccacatttttataatttaaattagtgCAATTTTCAGTAACTTTCAGTAACAAAAATTTCATCTAAACTATTTTCTCGAAACTCCCTAAAATCATTATCGAACCCCTGAATTAATAACGATGATCTATAAATATCCTGTTCTTTCTGCTGAAGTGCAGTGTTAACCTTATTCCATTTAGTAAGTATGAGATTCCAAAAATTCAAGAAACTtataattatacatttgaaagtaTAATGGTTTCGCAAGTGAATGTGAATTAGAAAATTATGATCGAATTTTATGATGTTTAAaactgaaagtacatacatatgtatgtcctcaTATTGATTGTGAACTGCTTCCACTGCTTTCGATTTTGAACACCATCTCGTATCCGACTGTTTTTACAAGCTAATTATGATGAACGATTTTTACCATCTGTTACCAAGTGTTTGTAATGTTccgaaaatttcgtttgatcGGTCAATTTCTCAGAACtcaaaagtattaaaagtaaaacatGCATAACGCTCCCTCGAACATTTGTACTATGCATAACATGCATAACACTCCCTCGAAGTATGTACACAAttgaaacataatatgtacgaacatatgtatgtacatgtagtatgtatgtatgtacatatatatacaaatggatATTTCTAAAACACATCGAATTCTTcttaaattttagattattcATTAGGCGAGGGGCGCCTTTGGCGCCCCTCGCGTCGAGCGCCCTTGGCACTCGCTCAATTGCCATAGCCTCGCTGCGGCACTATACCCAACCATTATCCatccaacaatacttacaaagtctttttcgaaattatatattagataatgtaAGTAGTTACTTACATTTAtaacttttctttttaatacTTCATCAATAGAAGAAATGCTCATGTAAATATCTCGAATGTGGCCTCAATGATcaattatttaaagaaatgtcCCACTCTGGAATGTTTTGTAATTGCGCGCATtaaaaacttgtacatataagcATGGAACCGGTATTTGAAAACAACCCACTTTTATATGTTAAGTGACCCATTCTTCGAATTTTCTCATTGTTCAGCTCGACCTTCTGTGTCTCGATAATAACAAAGATCAACATTTCGGATAGTCGATTGGTATACGATAATAGTGCGCGGTGTATGGATTTTTTTCCGCACCTATCATTACTCTCCCAAGACAATCCAGTTGTAGGTCAATCGAAAAAGCGAAAGCAACTCGACGAGAAAATCGTTTGTTTGCTCCAAGCCATATGGGTGAGTCTGGAATTCCATCAGATCC
This window harbors:
- the LOC143912594 gene encoding filamin-B-like, yielding MAESPMGRMTHQGIKAHTSDGSADRITQAGLVARSPEGTAAKAMHIKGNEDLWVEIQANTFRNWVNEHLKPANMKVVDLAEDLKAGTHLCALVEKLQGKPLKPSWHQRPASRHHSLENVTAALRAIEADGVKLVNIGNVDIVNGNLKLILGLIWSLIVRYQIGRSKFPPRKLMLAWLQAVLPECRVTNLTTDWNNGVLLSALVDYCKPGMFPHWRSLNPNDSIENCSHAMNIAQREFNIPRVLEPEYLASPWLDELSGMTYLSYFMKPDSPGFHATLRWVNSRLERNVKNFTTDWNDGKAACEVIRSLGGSAPAPEKLKSDPSYWESNLQQAIDAGKKFGVQPVLSAKDMSHREVEHLGVMAYAAHFQWIKPRPPLSDMIQVHLESTSGRVDEPMNFRVELLSKELNYSQIKAYVVTPAEQMHRVKLQNRGEGVFVPDKVGMHEIVLDVDDIRVENRFFFRVLPRFVTVAPPGMAPCALGSLVEVLVNATGAPKREDILVTAYSPSGRPLHCPLQHVDDTSSAIFKPDEPGTWEIAITYQGKNIQGGPFTCDVFDPAGITVSGLEGATAHKAHYFNVDTSGCGMGIKGELNVDIVHDKRSVMCAVEKLDQHTYRVSFMPKDNGKHRIYVYFNGYDVKGSPFMMRVGSHKSKFSSSSKTRESPIRMNSPVGRYRESSPFDTSNNNNDYLKSKTYDSKYEDSNAYKSSYNDDYNVQKSSSFDITDSGYVSSRMTKTQEINSTNKYRSESPRNTTSSPITSKYLGDHRTDLNRTSSPIYRTASPIGRTASPVGRTASPINRNASPVYNSNKFGRDSPSMTTRVVEKSNYRMHTSFNSSQDDERKASIAIDRPFRNDSPSDNQGGVDHSSNIRVSAAKGSRRDSWDAIAKTRHLMSANSLESLANLADTQLNTDLSYGRSTTQQDSETRRNTQLNKFAGFTEDSFNSQLDNLAGGYKDLDLKPKIISKDEADTEGYYGKEYHSSQSQLINSSTSYTRRDATEDGAFTYNQHSFLSNRPPRESGGALNSNYNETDATHHRFRTSQTTNLHAEKGGANSVHVQNIPNGLVGKPVEFEIDGSRAGSGNLEILVNGGRVTSSVRALGGQRFLAAFTPHQPADHTVQITFNGDIVPGEFVQ